A single region of the Sorghum bicolor cultivar BTx623 chromosome 7, Sorghum_bicolor_NCBIv3, whole genome shotgun sequence genome encodes:
- the LOC8067037 gene encoding basic leucine zipper 63 produces MYHHLHGEVASLRFLSPPSASHQHHHMNMALPPPAYFPALSLELESALQDDATLLTIIDGGGDTACFELDTIVREAAAHLAGNNNGSPSLSGSGSDGAGRDYHQLGAVTMTTTAAADEERRRRRMVSNRESARRSRMRKQRQLSELWAQVSHLRGANRRLLDDLNRALRSCADARRESARLRDEKAELANKLDQLLLLQAAAEKGAPAAASTSSCSSEAEPRSNNTSSTST; encoded by the coding sequence ATGTACCACCATCTCCATGGCGAGGTGGCCAGCCTCCGCTTCCTGTCCCCTCCGAGCGCCTCGCACCAGCACCACCACATGAACATGGCCTTGCCGCCTCCGGCCTACTTCCCGGCGCTGTCCTTGGAGCTGGAGTCGGCTCTCCAGGACGATGCTACTCTACTGACCAtcatcgacggcggcggcgacacgGCTTGTTTTGAGCTTGACACCATCGTCCGGGAAGCCGCAGCCCACCTCGCCGGCAACAATAATGGCTCGCCCAGCTTGTCGGGCTCGGGCTCCGACGGCGCGGGCAGAGACTACCACCAGCTGGGCGCTGTGACGATGACAACGACGGCGGCCGCCGACGAGGAGCGCCGGCGCCGGAGGATGGTGTCGAACCGGGAGTCGGCGCGGCGGTCGCGCATGCGCAAGCAGCGGCAGCTCAGCGAGCTGTGGGCGCAGGTCTCGCACCTCCGCGGCGCCAACCGCCGCCTCCTCGACGACCTCAACCGCGCGCTCAGGAGCTGCGCCGACGCCCGCCGCGAGAGCGCGCGCCTCAGGGACGAGAAGGCCGAGCTGGCCAACAAGCTcgaccagctgctgctgctgcaggcgGCCGCCGAGAAGGGCGCCCCTGCCGCCGCGTCGACCTCCAGTTGCTCATCGGAGGCGGAGCCACGCAGCAACAACACCAGCAGCACAAGCACCTGA